The DNA window CCCAAACAACTGCCTATAACCCTGCTGCAGTTCCCATGACCCTCTCATAACCACAGAAGGCTCAGACCTCTTCTATGCCTACGCATGCAGGGAAGAGGTGAGATGAGGCCAGGGTTGTTATATTGAGAAGTAAATGGCTAAAGCAGCAGTGAAAGCACTGGGGAAGAAGTGGTTGTTTCTGCATCACTTGGTACCAGTCACCACGCGCGTGGTGCTCTTCAGTATTCCCAAGGCAGTCACTCAGGCAACCTGGGTGCTCACCCAGTTTTCTACACTTTCAGCAGGATACATTGTTTGGGACACCAGAATCAGACACTTCACCTCATAGTTTCCACATTTGGGTTGTCCTCCCCTCGAAAGAACTGGTTGCTGCGGTCAGTCCTCACCACATCTTTATCCACCGTGAACTGTACTTTACGCCAAAAGTCCTTCTGTTCATCTGGAGTCATTGAAAGCCTGAAAGTTGAGCAGGAACACGAGAGTGTCGGCAAGAGAGGAATATGGTTGCCACAAGGaacaaaaagctttatttcagctttagttttcagagaaaaactaTTTCTGTAGAGAGACGTCTcatcagctgaaaaacagacaAGCAGGTCTGTCCAGGACAGCAGATTTTCTGTCCAAATGGATTACTAGGAGCCTCTTGGGTTATAAAGGGATGACACGATGTGTTTCCTACAATAAACTCCACTCCAGAAGCAGTCAGTCTATGCTCTCCTCTGCTCCTTGTGGGCAGCACATCAGAACTCACCACTCTGTTGTGATTGTTTCCTAATTAATGATACtactgtccctctccagcttaagtgtattttaaaatgtacagtCCTTGCAGTAATAACTTCTTGAATTAGATAACCCTTCTTGTTCCCTATTTTAACATCCAGATTTATTTataaggggctgaagaacaggccttatgaggagcggctgagagagctggggatgttcagcctggagaagaggaggctgaggggagacctcattgctctctccaactacctggaaggaggttgtggagaggagggagctgggctcttctcccaagtgacaggggacaggacgagagggaatggcctcaagcttcaccaggggaggtttaggctgaacattaggaaaaattttttcacagaaagggtcattggtccctggcagaggctgcccagggagggggttgagtccccttccctggaggtgtgtaagggacaggtggacgaggtgctaaggggcatggtttagtgtctgatgggaatggttggactcgatgatccggtgggtctcttccaacctggtgattctatgattctatgataaagaaATAGAAGATCACATTTTCACCTTCAGTGTCCTAAACCAAGCACTCTAAGTTTGTAGTCTTACCTATGAGATAAGCTTCCCTGCATGGTATTGATGAGCCTCTTTCAAGACCCCAAATAAGATAATATTTGAACTATATGATAACAGCTCCAGACTCTCAAGAGGTCAGTTGTGCTTCCTACACCTCTTTTACCatccctctctcttctctgctccaAGCAGCTTCTCTTGAAGCAAAGGAGGCAGAGACTCCGTATGTCTCCAGCAGTCTGATATCAGATATCACGTCTGAGGAGAGATGAGCAGGAAAGGATGAAGCTGATCTTTACCTTTTCTCCTGGATAGCAAAGtactctttcctcttctgcagtCTCAGTGCCTCCCTCTCTTCAGAGGTGGACTCGTAGCTGTAGTAGTGCAGGAGAAAGGGCCACACCTCCCCACGGATGGAAATATCAATCCCACCAAAGAAAATGGCCTGGAAGAAGGAGCAAAAGTTATGACTGGTACAGTTTTAACATTCCCAAAAATAGCAACAAGAAACTGCCCTCTACTATGCTTTGGTGGCTTTGCAGTTCTTTCCTGACAAGTGAGGCCTTGATTCAAGCTCCTGCAATTTGCACATGTTTAGAGGGAAAGTGCTGGCCTTCTATTCCCAGACGAGACACAAATCGGGCTCATTTCAATGTCAATAACCCCCCCTGGAGAGGCTCTATGATTAACGTGTCGTTCTCATGTCACGGCTTAATCCCCTATCTTGGAGACACTGCATTTCACTGCAAACTCCTCTCTCGAGACCTGGACCAAGTGCTCCCCTGCAAGCCCTGCATTATTTCATACAGTAATctcaatttttcctttctttgattTGTTCACACTGCATTGTGCAAACACGTCTAGCACTGGACACTTTGGTTTCCTAATTCCAAGCGGCAGGAGAAGGCAGACAGGTCGCCCTCCTCTGTCAGGGGGGGATGCTCTACCACCCTGCAGTCCCAGCAAGACCTCGAAACCAGCACTATGTGCCAGATTTTATACTTTTAAACGCCTAACTCTTGTCATCAGCATTGAAAGGAAACTCTTGCTGCTTCCACCAAGGGACTCGGCATTCTGTGGTGGAAGAGAACGGATCAAATCTGCAGCAGCCACCCCTCTCACCTTCTGCAGCTTGTATTCCTCTTCTACCTGTCCGGATTCATTCAGGTGATGGAGCCAGGCAGACACATCAAGACGCTTGTACGTGTTCTCCTCCGGGTGGGTTTCCGAGGAAGGCAGCTTGGGACGGCGGATGGAGAACTGCATACATATTTTCTCATCAGTGAGCTGCTGAAcggggaaaacaaaaccaaaaattggAGGCAGGAGCCAGAGAGAGCAGCAGAGTACAAAACCCAGCAATTTTCAGAGCAGGAAAACCTTTTTGCACGGTTCGTGTAGGATTAAGCACTGAGGTGCTGCACTTGGggagggtgttttttttttttaattctaaccACTACAATAGAGGAGTGATTAGAATAATTAAAATCTAAGTACCACAAAACAGCTTTgtcttataaaatattttctccattcCTCCCCCAATCTTATCCCTGACCTGAAACTGAATTAATGCTGCTTACAGCAAAACTTCACCCTGCCAGGAATGCCTGCAATAAATTACATATGATTGGCCATATACAAAGGGATTGCTGTTAGGCAAGCAGGGAACTGCACTGCCAGGCTCTCTAAGGGCACTCATGATCCCAGTACAAGACTGCAGctgacatttaatttaaaaatcaaaggtTGTTCAATGCAAAAAGTGAGCCCATGCGACCAtaataagaaaagcagcaggggGCTCTGTGGGAAGGAtggaaatttaaaaatcactgtTTCTAATAAGCACATACAGTATCTTAAACAGATAATTAAAGAGCTCTTATCACATTTGTATGTAGATTGAACAAAATATGGCAGGATGCCTTGTCAAAACATTTTCCAAGGCAATGTGCAACGCTTCACAAAATGGATGAAAGACTGACAGAATTTCAGACCCACCACTGCAGGTTTCCCAGCCACCTTAAGTGCCCAAAGCAAAGTGCTGACCTGTTGGGTCCAGCAAAATAACTACTTAAATAAGTCCTCTGAATTGTCTTCCCCCATATTCCACAGGCAGAGCAGGAATGGATGAGGATGAAGTCTAAGAGAGACCTCGTGTCTGATTCACAGCTGCACCCTAAACAACAGGCAACACGTGGTTGCTTTCTACCTGACTTGGTGCCACGAGCTCACAGCTTCATTTTTCCAACAAGCTTCTCTGGCTAAAAAATTTCAGGTGTGAAACATAGGCTGGAAAatccctctctgccccatgAACCTTGCTCAGGTACCTGGTCCTTGAGATGGGTCTCCGTGCAGTACTTCCATTGCTGAAACACCTCGGACAGTTTATCCAGGCCACCGTGGTGAAAATGGAAGATCTTGTACTGGCTTTCCCTGCTCGCAACAACCAGCTGTCCACAGGTACATGCCTCGTCGCTGTGGGAcaaaagaagagggaagaacAACCTGCATTTAGTGGCCAGGATAATGAGAGGCCCAGCGGGAAGGGGGAACATCAGATGAGAAAGTGGAAGGGAAATTACAAAGCATCATAGCATGAAGGTGTCCCTTAAAACAGGGAACAGAAGGAATTTCACAGCTCtgggactcaatgatccttatgggtcccttccaaaagGAAGATATGACCCTATAACAAGGCTATAGTGACCATTTTCTCCAAGAAGCTCCACTCATGCTTGGTAATGGCACTCCTTCATCCCTccatcatagaataatagaatggtttggcctggaagggacttcaaagatcatcaagtttCAGGCCCCcagccatggtcagggacatcATCATATGAAGGAATTAAATATCATCTTCACTGGGGAATAAAACCCCAAGATGTGTGCCCCAGTACACAAAATCAGCTCCTAGGGAGAAGTGGACTTGGTTGCACAGAGTTGTCTAAAGAAGAATGGAGTGAGAGCAAAAAGAGGGagacaaaatgtttttaataaattttgtaATAATCTGATAGCAAACTGAAGGGGCTAAGAGCAGCAAGACCCTAGAGGAGCCCCAgtgaggggctgacaagtgagAAGTTACCATGGATAAAGAGGAGTCTTCCACACCTTCTggttattttaaacatttttgttaagATAGCTTAGAGCAACCTTTAACTTACTacgggaaaaaaatccttttaggCCACATAACAGTAATTCAGATGCTCTCCTGGAGAAGGCTGACacttgctttcctggagacaaACACCAGGGAAAGACTTTCAAGGAGGATCGTGGAAGCCATCTGCCTCCAACGCCCAGTGCGCAGCGATCCAGAGCACACACAAATAGCACACATAATAATACCTTACCTAAAGAAGAGGCGAAGAGATCTCATTTGTCCCAGGTCCACTCTGAAGACACCGCAGACCTGCTCGAGGGCAAACACTTTCTGCTGTTCGTCCCATCTGGAGCTCTGCATTTGCCCGTTATTCTCCTGGAAATGGGCACTGGTGTCGAGGCTGGAGGCAGAGCTAGTGGAGCAGGTCATGCGATTGTCACACgtgtccctgcagagaagagcacGGAGGAAGAAAGCCAAAGATGACTGCAGTTACATGCAATACCCACAGAAGCTCTAAGTTAAAAATCCTTTGACACAGCTCTGAAATTGGAATTCAGCGCGAGTCTAAGGAGTCAATAACTGGCAGCCCACA is part of the Phaenicophaeus curvirostris isolate KB17595 chromosome 19, BPBGC_Pcur_1.0, whole genome shotgun sequence genome and encodes:
- the TBC1D16 gene encoding TBC1 domain family member 16 isoform X4, with product MTCSTSSASSLDTSAHFQENNGQMQSSRWDEQQKVFALEQVCGVFRVDLGQMRSLRLFFSDEACTCGQLVVASRESQYKIFHFHHGGLDKLSEVFQQWKYCTETHLKDQQLTDEKICMQFSIRRPKLPSSETHPEENTYKRLDVSAWLHHLNESGQVEEEYKLQKAIFFGGIDISIRGEVWPFLLHYYSYESTSEEREALRLQKRKEYFAIQEKRLSMTPDEQKDFWRKVQFTVDKDVVRTDRSNQFFRGEDNPNVETMRRILLNYAIFNPTIGYSQGMSDLVAPLLAEILDESDTFWCFVGLMQNTIFVSSPRDEDMEKQLMYLRELLRLMHPRFYQHLSSLGEDGLQMLFCHRWILLCFKREFPDAEALRMWEACWAHYQTDYFHLFICVAIVVIYGDDVIEQQLATDQMLLHFGNLAMHMNGELVLRKARSLLYQFHLLPRIPCSLHDLCKLCGTGMWDSGFIPAVECSGHHPECESCPYGGLVEESSPKPGSEGKKGLKTRDVFAFRK